The following are encoded in a window of Roseivirga misakiensis genomic DNA:
- a CDS encoding sigma-54-dependent transcriptional regulator, which produces MAKTEAKILVVDDDVDILNTARMYLKQQFTLVQIENTPENIPLHFDRESFDIVLLDMNFRKGENDGSDGLKWLNVILNLDPNAIVILITAYGEFDLAVKAIKAGATDFITKPWKNEKLFGTITSALKLRQSKLEVDKLKTTQKTISDDIDQKFENFLGESEPMLRVFSLLKKVGPTDANVLILGENGTGKELAARALHRQSSRSNEVFISVDLGAISETLFESELFGHAKGAFTDAKEDKPGRFEVASGGTLFLDEIGNLSMPLQAKLLSVLQKRKVSRVGSNKEVSIDIRLVCATNMPLYDMVKEGTFRQDLLYRINTVELRVPSLAERKDDMELLVKHFMNMYGKKYKKPNMRIDAATLNKLKRYNWPGNIRELQHAIERAIILSEENKLTTNDFLLQTSSQSESSADETLNLTEMEKRLILKALDKNNGNVTRAAKELGLDRLALYRRLQKYGL; this is translated from the coding sequence ATGGCTAAAACGGAAGCTAAAATACTCGTAGTAGATGATGATGTTGATATTTTAAATACAGCCCGAATGTATTTAAAACAACAGTTCACGCTAGTACAAATTGAAAATACCCCTGAAAACATCCCACTTCATTTCGACAGAGAATCATTCGATATCGTCTTGCTCGATATGAATTTCAGAAAAGGTGAAAATGATGGATCTGATGGCCTTAAATGGCTCAATGTGATTCTCAATCTTGACCCCAACGCAATAGTCATTTTAATTACGGCTTATGGTGAGTTTGACTTAGCCGTAAAAGCCATTAAAGCCGGGGCGACTGATTTCATCACTAAGCCATGGAAGAATGAAAAGCTATTTGGCACTATAACATCTGCGCTCAAACTAAGACAGAGCAAATTAGAGGTCGATAAACTCAAAACTACTCAAAAGACTATTTCGGATGATATCGACCAGAAATTCGAAAACTTTTTGGGAGAATCGGAGCCTATGCTCAGGGTTTTCTCTCTGTTAAAGAAAGTTGGCCCAACAGACGCCAATGTGCTTATTCTTGGAGAAAACGGAACAGGAAAAGAATTGGCGGCTAGAGCGCTGCATCGTCAGTCCTCTAGATCCAATGAAGTTTTTATCAGCGTAGATTTGGGCGCCATCAGTGAAACCCTATTCGAAAGCGAACTCTTCGGACATGCAAAAGGAGCCTTTACAGATGCCAAAGAAGACAAACCGGGACGTTTTGAAGTAGCATCAGGCGGTACACTTTTCCTAGACGAAATCGGTAATCTTTCTATGCCCCTACAGGCAAAACTTCTATCTGTTTTGCAAAAGCGGAAAGTAAGTCGGGTGGGTTCAAATAAAGAGGTATCAATTGATATTCGACTTGTATGTGCTACGAATATGCCTTTATACGATATGGTGAAAGAAGGCACTTTCCGTCAGGATTTACTTTATAGAATTAACACCGTAGAATTGAGAGTGCCATCATTAGCAGAGCGTAAAGACGACATGGAGCTATTGGTGAAGCACTTCATGAATATGTATGGCAAAAAATACAAAAAGCCTAACATGCGCATAGATGCTGCTACCCTAAACAAACTCAAACGCTACAATTGGCCTGGTAATATCCGAGAATTACAACATGCTATTGAGCGTGCGATCATCTTATCTGAAGAGAATAAATTGACAACCAATGACTTCTTATTACAGACCTCTAGTCAATCAGAAAGTAGTGCGGATGAGACGCTGAACTTAACAGAAATGGAGAAAAGGTTAATTCTGAAAGCATTGGACAAAAACAATGGTAATGTCACTAGGGCCGCTAAAGAGCTAGGGCTCGATAGACTTGCCCTATATAGAAGACTTCAAAAATACGGACTGTAA
- a CDS encoding FtsX-like permease family protein, giving the protein MLKNYFITAIRNLLRNRSFTIINIFGLALGISAALVLFKIVLFEKSFDSFFIKSDRIYRFVKRVENPNLVELEAGIPNPFAKAFKTDYPDLGIPVRTFYIGENQISVKKRNGDWTHFEQSEGISFTDPDYFKVFDYEWIIGDPNTALDKPKSIVITASIAKKYFGLADEKSFDLILGEEIKLNNELTTFVTGVIADPPKNLSLPFELFIEYEAIETIFDFYQPDSWTSTSSNANVYFLANENVSSKEIETVLPAMSEKYIPATENSTAFNIQALKDIHFQPEYNTYGSSAESPQTNIFRVAIALFLVLTACINFVNLSTALAIKRSKEVGIRKVLGGYKGQLILQFLGETFIITVVAVTLSMGIAELVMTNFESVIGNRLSLNLFGDPQLLLLTCLIIVGVTLFAGLYPSLVLSRLKPVAVLRSKGQSSLSGNINTRRGLVVFQFFISQVLVICTLVVIAQMRYFSQQDLGFRQSSIMTFQLPSNEESKLNPLRDELLRFPGVEMVSYNYASPLSESNIGSTFNYAPLGLSENFDVAFKVIDDNYLDLFEIELLAGRDIKKNDTLTEALVSTDILKLMEIDDPQDAIGLDIETGFANDKKIVGVFKAFHNKDLREKIDPMIMVRFPGYFYEGAVKYEVSDAQFTNLMKTVENAWSAQYPEILFDYNLVTEDIMTNYEEEADTMVIFQVFSGIAIMIGCLGLYGLVSFMASQKKKEIGIRKVLGASVQQILGIFSKELIVLILIAFAIAAPVGYYFMNDWLTGFEYRIEMNIGVFALAIGFTLIIGIVTTGIRSIQAAQSNPVDSLRSE; this is encoded by the coding sequence ATGCTTAAGAACTATTTTATCACAGCGATTAGAAACTTACTACGAAACAGAAGTTTCACCATCATCAATATTTTTGGTCTTGCACTTGGGATAAGTGCGGCTTTAGTATTGTTTAAAATTGTACTGTTTGAAAAGAGCTTTGATTCGTTTTTCATAAAGTCTGACAGAATTTATCGTTTTGTTAAACGTGTCGAAAACCCAAATTTGGTCGAGTTAGAAGCTGGAATTCCTAACCCTTTTGCTAAGGCATTCAAAACAGACTATCCCGATTTAGGCATACCAGTAAGAACTTTCTACATCGGTGAGAATCAAATCAGTGTAAAGAAAAGAAACGGTGATTGGACTCATTTTGAGCAGAGTGAGGGAATTAGTTTTACTGATCCAGATTATTTCAAAGTCTTCGATTACGAATGGATCATTGGTGATCCTAATACTGCGTTAGACAAGCCAAAGTCTATTGTCATTACGGCTTCCATCGCTAAAAAATATTTTGGTCTAGCAGATGAAAAAAGCTTTGACCTGATCTTAGGTGAGGAGATTAAACTCAACAACGAGCTTACCACTTTTGTGACTGGTGTAATCGCAGACCCTCCAAAGAATTTATCACTTCCATTTGAGTTATTCATAGAATATGAAGCCATAGAAACCATTTTTGATTTCTATCAACCAGATTCATGGACATCTACCTCTTCAAATGCCAATGTTTACTTTTTGGCGAACGAAAACGTATCGAGTAAAGAGATAGAGACGGTTTTACCAGCTATGTCAGAGAAGTATATTCCAGCTACTGAAAATAGCACCGCTTTCAACATTCAAGCTTTAAAGGATATTCACTTCCAGCCAGAATATAATACTTATGGTAGTTCTGCTGAGTCACCCCAAACCAACATTTTTAGAGTAGCAATAGCACTCTTTTTGGTGCTCACGGCTTGTATCAACTTTGTGAATCTTTCAACTGCATTGGCGATCAAAAGATCAAAAGAGGTAGGTATTAGAAAAGTCCTAGGTGGATACAAAGGACAATTGATCCTTCAGTTTTTGGGAGAAACCTTTATCATCACAGTAGTGGCAGTCACACTTTCCATGGGAATCGCAGAGTTAGTGATGACGAACTTTGAATCCGTTATCGGTAATCGTCTCTCATTAAACTTATTTGGTGACCCACAACTGCTATTATTGACTTGTTTGATCATAGTAGGTGTGACCTTATTCGCGGGTTTATATCCATCGCTAGTCTTGTCACGACTCAAGCCTGTAGCAGTATTAAGAAGTAAGGGGCAATCATCTCTATCTGGAAATATTAATACAAGAAGAGGACTCGTTGTTTTCCAATTCTTTATTTCTCAAGTTTTGGTGATTTGCACCTTAGTTGTAATCGCCCAAATGAGATATTTCTCTCAACAAGATTTGGGTTTTCGACAATCTTCCATCATGACATTCCAATTGCCATCGAATGAAGAATCTAAGTTGAATCCATTAAGAGATGAATTGCTACGCTTTCCAGGAGTAGAAATGGTCAGTTACAATTATGCTAGCCCTTTAAGTGAATCCAACATTGGATCGACCTTTAACTATGCTCCATTAGGTTTGAGCGAGAATTTCGATGTAGCCTTTAAAGTCATAGATGACAACTATTTAGACTTATTTGAAATAGAGCTTTTGGCCGGAAGAGACATCAAAAAGAACGATACGCTTACAGAAGCATTGGTTTCAACGGACATCTTGAAATTGATGGAGATTGATGATCCTCAGGACGCAATCGGCTTGGATATAGAAACTGGATTTGCGAATGATAAAAAGATAGTCGGTGTATTCAAGGCATTTCATAATAAAGACTTAAGAGAGAAAATCGACCCAATGATTATGGTGAGGTTTCCAGGCTACTTTTACGAAGGAGCTGTAAAATATGAAGTATCTGATGCACAGTTCACTAACCTTATGAAAACTGTGGAAAATGCTTGGAGCGCTCAGTATCCAGAAATTCTATTCGATTACAATTTAGTGACGGAAGACATCATGACAAACTATGAAGAAGAGGCCGATACTATGGTGATTTTCCAAGTCTTCTCAGGTATTGCTATCATGATCGGCTGTTTAGGGCTTTATGGTTTGGTTTCTTTTATGGCTAGCCAGAAGAAAAAAGAGATTGGAATCAGAAAAGTTCTTGGTGCATCTGTTCAACAGATACTAGGAATCTTCTCTAAAGAGCTAATTGTTCTAATACTCATTGCATTTGCCATTGCCGCTCCAGTTGGCTACTACTTTATGAACGATTGGTTGACGGGTTTTGAGTACAGAATTGAAATGAATATCGGCGTGTTTGCTCTAGCCATCGGTTTTACCTTAATAATAGGAATTGTGACCACAGGTATTAGGTCTATCCAAGCTGCTCAGTCCAACCCAGTAGACTCACTTAGAAGCGAATAA
- a CDS encoding ABC transporter permease — protein MFKNHLISILRNLKRSKGYTVINISGLAIGFATAILIGIYVSQEFSYDKHIKDYERVYRLSNRNFAFASITHMNMLQENVAGVEATVNIMPHTSGTIKYGQSGSIIEPSVFYSTQEYLKVFDIPFVYGNPETAFDKPSSILITKSMSKKMFGDKNPLGESVSLSTLVSNDVYEVSGVVQDLPSNTHLRFEVLARYPVSYEKMLKEQGFNSTVGYTYFKLEKPMDNIQNLSDRVFAKPQYDMTDKSQDFETYLASYKLRLPMIMNIADVHLKSNIQFEASPPGNRQYLIVFIGIAVFIIILAGINYVNLSTAQASKRAKEVGVRKVLGSQKKDLITRFILESFLLTFGAALLAMGLAEVALKVMGGFGFENFNVNVLDYPFLLSLVMLTAIMTGVLSGVYPAFILTSFKASVVLKGNHKVGSSSKTFRNGLVVFQFVVSLSLATFSIFVYQQLNYGLTKDLGFDKEGVIVLDNSKGQLGENVDPFKNELLQLPEITNVSSSAFSMIGNLVLTGLTEVGGNGDYHRAQYKYADSDFVPTMGLNVIDGRNFNDAIDGYEAILINESFAEVLGDGFYEKRFTTGNGDEKYKIVGVVEDFHYADFSVPIAPTLFFKGDEHRQFNIKIRLDEIDETISKIDALYAGFSDEPLDYYFFDQKFHQLFQAEKRMSRIISIFTGLSLFVAFLGLIGLISYKLDQRTKEIGIRKVLGASIGQILSMLSKEMVWLIGLSFLISIPLAYYGVQTWMNDFAYHVSLSAKPFITIGLLTILLVILVVFARSMKTATSNPTQVLRNE, from the coding sequence ATGTTCAAGAACCATTTGATATCAATTTTAAGGAATCTTAAGAGGAGTAAGGGGTATACCGTCATTAATATTAGTGGTTTAGCTATTGGCTTCGCGACAGCAATTCTGATCGGTATTTACGTAAGCCAAGAATTTTCATATGATAAACATATCAAAGATTATGAGCGCGTTTACCGTTTGAGCAATAGGAATTTTGCCTTTGCTTCCATCACTCACATGAATATGTTGCAAGAAAATGTGGCTGGAGTAGAAGCAACGGTGAATATTATGCCGCATACCAGCGGCACTATTAAGTATGGACAGTCTGGGAGTATAATCGAACCTTCGGTTTTCTACAGTACACAAGAGTATTTAAAGGTTTTTGATATTCCTTTTGTCTACGGTAACCCTGAAACTGCGTTTGACAAACCTAGCTCAATCTTGATTACAAAGTCGATGTCTAAGAAGATGTTTGGCGATAAAAACCCATTAGGAGAAAGCGTTTCTTTATCCACCTTAGTATCAAATGATGTTTATGAAGTTTCAGGTGTAGTTCAAGATTTGCCCTCAAATACACATTTAAGGTTTGAGGTGCTTGCCCGATATCCTGTTTCTTATGAAAAGATGTTGAAAGAACAAGGCTTCAATAGTACAGTAGGTTATACCTATTTCAAACTTGAGAAGCCAATGGACAATATTCAAAATCTGTCTGATCGAGTATTTGCAAAACCGCAATATGATATGACAGATAAATCTCAAGATTTCGAGACTTATTTGGCCTCTTATAAGCTTCGATTACCGATGATTATGAATATTGCAGACGTTCATTTAAAGTCTAATATTCAATTTGAAGCCTCTCCGCCAGGTAATAGACAATATCTAATTGTATTTATTGGGATAGCAGTTTTTATCATTATTCTAGCCGGAATCAACTATGTAAACCTGTCTACAGCTCAAGCATCAAAAAGGGCTAAAGAAGTAGGAGTTCGGAAAGTTCTGGGCTCTCAGAAAAAAGACTTGATTACACGATTTATTTTAGAATCATTTTTACTCACATTTGGTGCTGCACTTTTAGCAATGGGTCTTGCCGAAGTAGCATTGAAAGTCATGGGTGGTTTTGGTTTTGAAAACTTCAATGTTAATGTTTTGGACTACCCATTTCTCTTGTCCTTAGTAATGCTAACCGCTATAATGACAGGGGTTTTGTCCGGGGTATACCCAGCATTTATTCTTACTTCCTTCAAGGCATCAGTTGTTTTAAAAGGCAATCATAAAGTGGGAAGTAGCAGTAAAACTTTCAGAAACGGTTTGGTGGTTTTTCAGTTTGTCGTTTCGTTGTCGTTAGCAACGTTTTCGATTTTTGTTTATCAACAATTGAATTATGGTTTGACCAAAGACTTGGGTTTCGACAAGGAGGGAGTAATTGTGCTCGACAACAGTAAAGGCCAGTTAGGTGAAAATGTAGACCCTTTCAAAAACGAACTTTTACAACTGCCTGAAATCACCAATGTTTCCTCCAGTGCTTTTAGCATGATAGGTAATTTAGTGCTTACCGGTTTGACTGAGGTAGGTGGAAATGGCGACTATCACCGGGCGCAATACAAGTACGCAGATTCGGATTTTGTGCCAACCATGGGGTTAAATGTTATCGATGGTAGAAATTTCAACGATGCTATTGACGGATATGAAGCCATTCTGATCAATGAGTCTTTTGCTGAAGTACTTGGTGATGGCTTCTATGAAAAACGATTTACCACTGGCAATGGCGACGAGAAATACAAAATAGTAGGTGTTGTTGAAGACTTTCATTATGCAGATTTTAGTGTTCCAATTGCGCCAACGTTGTTCTTTAAAGGAGATGAGCATAGACAGTTTAATATTAAGATTCGCCTTGATGAGATTGATGAAACCATCTCTAAAATCGATGCGCTCTACGCAGGTTTCTCAGATGAGCCATTAGACTATTACTTTTTTGATCAAAAGTTTCATCAGCTCTTTCAAGCTGAAAAGCGTATGAGCAGAATCATATCGATTTTCACAGGTTTAAGTCTTTTCGTTGCCTTTTTAGGTTTGATTGGACTTATAAGTTATAAGCTCGATCAGCGTACTAAAGAAATTGGGATTAGAAAAGTGCTCGGCGCATCAATTGGTCAAATCCTATCGATGCTGAGCAAAGAAATGGTCTGGTTGATTGGACTGTCTTTCCTTATATCAATACCATTAGCCTATTATGGAGTTCAAACTTGGATGAACGATTTTGCTTACCATGTTTCCCTTTCTGCAAAGCCATTCATTACGATCGGTTTGCTTACCATACTGCTTGTAATTCTAGTGGTCTTCGCCAGATCAATGAAAACAGCAACGTCAAATCCAACTCAAGTACTCAGAAACGAATAA
- a CDS encoding ABC transporter permease: MLKNYLLVAYRSLVRDKFFTILNLFGLTVGITAFLLIGLYVKYELTFDKFHSKKDRIYAYKTLYYTPEGTSGSDKFSLPAGSILKENVPEIEELVQLTGGYKALINVGDETFYDEEWYYSNNSLFKTFDFEIITGTPNLEAASSVVITETIAEKLFGDTDPIGQLIQMDKKDQYYVTAVAADPPKNSYIQFSMIFSNINLLNSLSQYDNEDQRRWGTSANTYFLKAEGTSEEQMLNKMRSVGREFFGSRFFKDEDGNPNFEPSIIPYEDIYLKSRFTSGISPTGDIRYVYLFSSIAVLILLIACVNYVNLATAKSLKRAKETGLRKVIGADKSQLLRLYLTESVLLTTISVFIAFAIAERILPAYNNLIDRSLELSYGSLEFLFTIVVINLSIGILAGLYPAIKLSGFKPIDAIRGSKSAGGKKSVRRGLVFLQFLIAQMLIVVTIVIQSQLSYLQNKDLGYNREQALYINTYEEFDENGDVFKSAVDKIPSVELSSYSNGVFTWAAITFFQMREIEGNEDDKSEDYVIADLFEGDADFIDLMQIEMISGRGFDKNNTSDESEAIIINEAGVKKFGWEEPLGKKLKVWGSKDRYVIGVMRDFHNESLKAEITPSFVVLDNKATEYLNLRIGAEDMSGTIAKVESIWNELVPDRPLEYTFYDDKFDQHYKAEQRLGQVFFTFASLAIGISLLGLIGLTTFTAEQRLKEIGIRKVLGASIKQLILLLSKEFVILSLIAFLVAVPISYYVMDDWLTEFKYRIDINVGIYAIAIVASIGVAWLVVCFQSIKVAKSNPTNILRTD, translated from the coding sequence ATGCTCAAAAATTATCTTCTAGTTGCTTATAGATCTCTAGTCAGAGATAAGTTTTTCACGATACTAAACCTATTTGGTTTAACAGTCGGAATCACAGCGTTTCTTTTGATTGGGCTCTACGTAAAGTATGAGTTGACCTTTGATAAATTTCACTCCAAGAAGGATAGAATTTATGCCTATAAGACCCTTTATTATACACCTGAAGGTACTTCAGGCAGTGATAAGTTTTCTTTGCCAGCAGGAAGTATTCTAAAAGAAAATGTACCCGAAATTGAAGAGTTAGTTCAATTAACAGGAGGCTATAAGGCTCTAATCAATGTGGGTGATGAGACTTTCTACGATGAGGAATGGTATTACTCTAACAACAGCCTGTTCAAAACTTTTGACTTTGAAATAATTACAGGCACGCCAAATTTAGAAGCTGCGAGTTCTGTAGTGATTACTGAAACGATTGCTGAGAAGCTCTTTGGCGATACGGATCCTATCGGTCAGTTAATTCAAATGGATAAAAAGGACCAATATTATGTAACGGCTGTGGCTGCCGATCCACCGAAGAATTCATACATCCAGTTCTCTATGATATTCTCAAATATCAACTTGTTAAATAGTTTGAGTCAGTATGATAATGAAGATCAACGCAGATGGGGCACCTCGGCTAATACTTACTTTTTAAAGGCAGAGGGTACATCTGAAGAACAGATGTTAAATAAAATGAGATCAGTCGGTCGAGAGTTTTTTGGTAGTCGATTTTTCAAGGATGAAGACGGGAATCCAAACTTTGAACCGAGCATAATACCTTATGAAGATATCTATCTTAAATCGAGGTTTACCAGTGGTATTAGTCCAACAGGTGATATTCGCTATGTCTATTTATTCTCATCTATCGCTGTTTTAATCTTATTGATCGCCTGTGTGAACTATGTCAATTTAGCGACTGCCAAATCACTCAAAAGGGCGAAAGAAACTGGGTTAAGGAAAGTGATAGGTGCTGACAAAAGTCAATTGTTGAGACTATACCTCACTGAATCTGTTTTGCTCACTACGATCTCTGTTTTTATCGCTTTTGCCATTGCTGAGCGGATATTGCCAGCATATAATAATCTCATCGATCGCAGTTTAGAATTGAGTTATGGTAGCTTGGAATTCTTATTCACTATAGTTGTCATTAACCTATCGATTGGAATTCTTGCTGGGTTATATCCTGCTATAAAATTGAGTGGATTTAAACCAATTGATGCTATTAGAGGGTCAAAGTCAGCTGGCGGTAAAAAATCGGTAAGAAGAGGGTTGGTTTTCCTACAGTTTTTGATAGCCCAAATGCTAATTGTCGTGACTATAGTCATCCAAAGTCAATTGAGTTACCTTCAAAACAAGGACTTAGGTTATAATCGAGAACAGGCGCTTTATATCAATACCTACGAAGAGTTTGATGAAAATGGTGATGTCTTTAAGTCCGCGGTAGATAAGATACCCTCAGTAGAATTATCCTCTTATTCTAATGGTGTTTTTACTTGGGCCGCAATAACATTTTTTCAAATGCGAGAGATTGAAGGAAATGAAGATGATAAATCAGAAGATTATGTAATCGCCGATTTATTTGAAGGAGATGCAGATTTTATCGATCTCATGCAAATCGAAATGATCTCAGGAAGAGGTTTTGATAAGAATAATACTAGCGATGAATCAGAGGCAATTATCATTAATGAGGCTGGGGTAAAAAAGTTTGGATGGGAGGAGCCATTAGGTAAGAAGCTTAAAGTCTGGGGAAGTAAGGATCGCTATGTAATTGGGGTTATGCGCGATTTCCACAATGAATCTCTGAAGGCAGAAATTACCCCAAGTTTTGTGGTGCTTGACAACAAAGCGACAGAATACTTAAACCTTAGAATAGGTGCCGAAGATATGTCAGGTACTATTGCTAAAGTTGAAAGTATCTGGAATGAACTAGTGCCAGATCGGCCATTAGAATATACATTTTATGACGATAAGTTTGATCAACATTATAAAGCAGAACAACGCTTAGGTCAAGTATTTTTCACGTTTGCCTCCTTGGCAATTGGCATTTCGCTTTTAGGTCTAATTGGCCTTACAACCTTTACAGCAGAACAACGCCTGAAGGAAATTGGCATTCGCAAGGTACTCGGTGCTTCCATTAAGCAGTTAATCCTATTGCTGTCAAAAGAATTTGTAATACTCAGTTTAATCGCTTTTCTGGTTGCCGTTCCTATTTCATACTATGTAATGGATGATTGGTTGACTGAATTTAAATATCGAATCGATATTAATGTTGGCATCTATGCCATAGCTATTGTCGCCTCGATAGGAGTGGCGTGGTTAGTTGTTTGTTTTCAGTCAATTAAAGTGGCCAAAAGTAACCCAACCAATATCCTAAGAACAGATTAG
- a CDS encoding ABC transporter permease, which produces MFKNYFKILWRNFRRNRAFTIINISGLTLGITCSLIMFLIVKEELSYNRYHKNIDSLYRVGHIDYVDGNEYPGGGSPLPMLEAVREQIVGLANATLISHEGYGLISVTDKSGEVKYYEESPDVVYVEPNFFEMFDWELLEGAVEESFKSPNTVAISKELADKYFPEESAVGKTVRLNKSKDLLVTAVLENARNNSDFPFGFFISMETKKADEPFTEWGSISSNNVIFLQLEEATTAEDVEAQFPDFVEKNWNNMTKDERKFVLSDFSNYHFDDRFNTFGGGSSKQFLWTYSAIGLFLIITACFNFINMSTAMAVKRAKEVGMRKVLGSSRKQLVLRFLGETFMITFISLLLSIGLTERLLPLVVNDFFELEIKLSLLTDGLLVGYLLGVLVLVSLLAGLYPAFVLSSAKPISALKGALDAKGGNMFMRRFLVVFQFFLCQVLIFGTIVAVRQMNFFTTVDMGYEKEHVMFFNMAESELDKQKLWKARVQDIPGVKSVSVASHPPFSGAIMGTNGYYYTSDTSRTEINVHFKRVDEAYADTYGLRLIAGDWVSKSDTINQFVVNETFLAKAGVKNPQDAIGQTANVWGNKYPIVGVVENFHSTTLSEAIEPMMLFSDAVRNQTIGLKINGARTKEIVSELEEIWYDMHEEYEFDYDFIDAQIKEFYQTEEKMSQSLTVFAGISIFIGCLGLYGLVAFMANQKAKEIGIRKVLGASVTSLVSNFSLEFLKLVLVAFIFAAPLAYFGMNSWLQEYKYSISIGPLIFVSSIVMSIIIAILTTGLRSLKAATANPITSLRDE; this is translated from the coding sequence ATGTTTAAGAACTACTTCAAAATACTTTGGCGCAATTTCAGAAGAAATAGAGCCTTTACGATCATCAATATTTCTGGGCTTACACTAGGGATCACGTGTAGCTTAATTATGTTCCTAATTGTGAAAGAGGAACTGAGCTATAACCGCTACCATAAGAACATTGATTCTTTATACAGGGTAGGGCACATCGACTATGTAGATGGAAACGAATACCCAGGAGGAGGCTCTCCATTGCCAATGTTAGAAGCAGTAAGAGAACAGATCGTTGGTTTGGCTAATGCGACACTGATCTCTCACGAAGGTTATGGTCTCATTTCTGTCACCGATAAAAGTGGTGAGGTAAAGTATTATGAAGAATCTCCAGATGTGGTCTATGTGGAGCCGAACTTCTTTGAAATGTTTGATTGGGAATTGCTTGAAGGGGCAGTCGAAGAATCGTTTAAAAGCCCAAATACAGTAGCCATCAGTAAAGAGTTGGCTGATAAGTATTTCCCTGAAGAGTCTGCTGTAGGTAAAACAGTTAGGTTGAATAAGAGCAAGGATTTACTAGTTACTGCAGTTTTAGAAAATGCACGGAACAACTCCGACTTTCCTTTCGGATTTTTCATTTCTATGGAAACCAAAAAGGCCGACGAACCATTTACAGAGTGGGGTAGCATCAGCAGTAACAATGTGATTTTCCTTCAGCTTGAGGAGGCAACCACCGCAGAAGATGTAGAAGCACAATTCCCAGACTTTGTTGAGAAAAACTGGAACAACATGACAAAGGATGAACGAAAGTTCGTCTTGTCTGATTTCAGTAACTATCACTTCGATGATCGATTCAATACCTTCGGCGGAGGCTCATCAAAGCAGTTTTTATGGACTTACTCGGCAATTGGTCTTTTCTTAATCATCACCGCATGCTTCAATTTTATAAATATGTCTACCGCCATGGCTGTCAAAAGAGCCAAAGAAGTGGGCATGCGCAAAGTGCTCGGTAGTAGCAGAAAACAACTTGTTTTAAGGTTTTTAGGGGAGACCTTTATGATCACCTTTATTTCCTTACTTTTATCCATTGGGCTAACTGAAAGGCTGTTACCACTTGTTGTAAACGACTTTTTCGAACTTGAAATAAAGCTTTCCTTGCTTACCGATGGCCTGTTGGTTGGTTATCTGCTCGGTGTATTAGTATTAGTTTCGCTTCTAGCCGGACTCTATCCTGCCTTTGTACTCTCTAGTGCCAAACCGATATCTGCCTTGAAAGGAGCGCTTGACGCTAAAGGCGGTAATATGTTCATGCGACGTTTCTTAGTCGTTTTTCAATTCTTTCTATGTCAAGTATTGATCTTCGGGACCATTGTAGCGGTTCGACAAATGAACTTCTTCACTACAGTAGATATGGGTTATGAAAAAGAGCATGTAATGTTCTTTAATATGGCCGAAAGTGAATTGGACAAGCAAAAGTTATGGAAAGCACGTGTTCAAGATATTCCTGGTGTTAAATCAGTTTCCGTAGCGTCACACCCGCCATTTTCTGGTGCCATTATGGGTACAAATGGTTATTACTACACAAGTGATACAAGCCGTACGGAGATAAATGTGCATTTCAAGCGTGTGGATGAGGCCTATGCTGATACTTATGGTCTAAGGTTAATTGCTGGTGATTGGGTTTCAAAGAGCGATACGATCAACCAATTCGTAGTTAATGAAACTTTCTTGGCAAAAGCAGGTGTCAAAAACCCTCAAGATGCAATTGGACAAACAGCCAATGTTTGGGGTAATAAGTATCCGATCGTTGGGGTTGTAGAAAATTTTCATTCTACTACATTATCTGAAGCTATCGAGCCGATGATGCTCTTCTCTGATGCCGTCCGTAATCAAACGATCGGTCTTAAAATAAATGGTGCCAGAACAAAGGAAATCGTATCCGAGCTAGAAGAAATCTGGTACGATATGCATGAAGAGTATGAGTTCGATTATGATTTCATAGATGCTCAAATAAAAGAGTTTTATCAGACTGAAGAGAAAATGTCTCAGTCTCTGACCGTTTTTGCGGGAATTTCCATATTTATTGGATGTCTTGGGCTTTATGGTTTGGTGGCCTTTATGGCGAATCAAAAAGCGAAAGAGATCGGTATTAGAAAAGTCTTGGGTGCGTCAGTAACAAGTTTGGTTTCGAACTTCTCTTTAGAATTTCTGAAACTCGTACTGGTCGCTTTCATCTTCGCGGCACCGCTAGCCTATTTTGGTATGAATTCTTGGCTCCAAGAGTACAAATACAGCATTAGCATTGGTCCGCTAATTTTCGTCTCCAGTATTGTGATGTCTATCATCATCGCCATTCTAACTACTGGACTTAGGTCTCTGAAAGCAGCAACGGCAAACCCTATCACCTCTCTTAGAGACGAGTAG